A window of Bos taurus isolate L1 Dominette 01449 registration number 42190680 breed Hereford chromosome 19, ARS-UCD2.0, whole genome shotgun sequence contains these coding sequences:
- the ARHGDIA gene encoding rho GDP-dissociation inhibitor 1 isoform X2, whose translation MAEQEPTAEQLAQIAAENEEDEHSVNYKPPAQKSIQEIQELDKDDESLRKYKEALLGRVAVSADPNVPNVVVTRLTLVCSTAPGPLELDLTGDLESFKKQSFVLKEGVEYRIKISFRVNREIVSGMKYIQHTYRKGVKNDDRTDHLSWEWNLTIKKEWKD comes from the exons ATGGCTGAGCAGGAGCCCACAGCTGAGCAGTTGGCACAGATTGCGGCAGAGAACGAGGAGGACGAGCACTCAGTCAACTATAAGCCCCCGGCCCAGAAGAGCATTCAGGAGATCCAGGAGCTGGACAAGGACGACGAGAGTCTGCGCAAGTACAAGGAGGCCCTTCTGGGCCGTGTGGCTGTGTCTGCTG ACCCCAATGTCCCCAATGTTGTGGTGACCCGACTAACCCTGGTGTGTAGTACTGCCCCGGGCCCCCTGGAGCTGGACCTGACAG GTGATCTGGAGAGCTTCAAGAAGCAGTCCTTTGTGCTGAAGGAGGGTGTGGAATATCGGATAAAAATCTCCTTCCGG GTGAACCGAGAGATTGTGTCTGGCATGAAGTACATCCAGCACACGTACAGGAAAGGCGTGAAGA ACGACGACAGGACCGACCACCTGTCCTGGGAGTGGAATCTCACCATCAAGAAGGAGTGGAAGGACTGA
- the PPP1R27 gene encoding protein phosphatase 1 regulatory subunit 27, whose amino-acid sequence MPSRTARYARYSPRQRRRRLLADRSVRFPNDVLFLDHIRQGDLEQVGRFIRTRKVSLDTIYPSGLAALHEAVLSGNLECVKLLVKYGADIHQRDETGWTPLHIACSDGYPDIARYLISLGADREAANDDGDLPSDLIDPEFKDLVELFKGTKMD is encoded by the exons ATGCCCAGCAGAACAGCCCGCTATGCCCGCTACAGCCCAAGGCAGCGGCGCCGGAGGCTCCTGGCTGATCGCAGCGTACGCTTCCCTAATGACGTCCTGTTCTTGGACCACATCCGCCAGGGCGACCTGGAGCAGGTGGGGCGCTTCATCCGGACTCGGAAAGTCTCCCTGGACACCATCTACCCGTCGG GCCTGGCTGCCCTTCATGAAGCGGTGCTTTCTGGAAACCTTGAGTGTGTGAAGCTGCTAGTCAAATACGGGGCAGACATTCATCAGCGAGACGAGACAGGCTGGACACCCCTGCACATCGCCTGCAGTGACGGATACCCTGATATAGCCAG GTACCTCATTTCCCTGGGGGCAGACAGAGAAGCGGCGAACGACGATGGAGATCTGCCTTCAGACCTCATTGACCCGGAATTCAAGGACTTGGTGGAGCTATTCAAAGGGACTAAGATGGACTGa
- the P4HB gene encoding protein disulfide-isomerase precursor codes for MLRRALLCLALTALFRAGAGAPDEEDHVLVLHKGNFDEALAAHKYLLVEFYAPWCGHCKALAPEYAKAAGKLKAEGSEIRLAKVDATEESDLAQQYGVRGYPTIKFFKNGDTASPKEYTAGREADDIVNWLKKRTGPAASTLSDGAAAEALVESSEVAVIGFFKDMESDSAKQFLLAAEAIDDIPFGITSNSDVFSKYQLDKDGVVLFKKFDEGRNNFEGEVTKEKLLDFIKHNQLPLVIEFTEQTAPKIFGGEIKTHILLFLPKSVSDYEGKLSNFKKAAESFKGKILFIFIDSDHTDNQRILEFFGLKKEECPAVRLITLEEEMTKYKPESDELTAEKITEFCHRFLEGKIKPHLMSQELPDDWDKQPVKVLVGKNFEEVAFDEKKNVFVEFYAPWCGHCKQLAPIWDKLGETYKDHENIVIAKMDSTANEVEAVKVHSFPTLKFFPASADRTVIDYNGERTLDGFKKFLESGGQDGAGDDDDLEDLEEAEEPDLEEDDDQKAVKDEL; via the exons ATGCTGCGCCGCGCTCTGCTCTGCCTGGCCCTGACCGCGCTATTCCGCGCGGGTGCCGGCGCCCCCGACGAGGAGGACCACGTCCTGGTGCTCCATAAGGGCAACTTCGACGAGGCGCTGGCGGCCCACAAGTACCTGCTGGTGGAGTTCT ACGCCCCATGGTGCGGCCACTGCAAGGCTCTGGCCCCGGAGTATGCCAAAGCAGCTGGGAAGCTGAAGGCAGAAGGTTCTGAGATCAGACTGGCCAAGGTGGATGCCACTGAAGAGTCTGACCTGGCCCAGCAGTATGGTGTCCGAGGCTACCCCACCATCAAGTTCTTCAAGAATGGAGACACAGCTTCCCCCAAAGAGTACACAG CTGGCCGAGAAGCGGATGATATCGTGAACTGGCTGAAGAAGCGCACGGGCCCCGCTGCCAGCACGCTGTCCGACGGGGCTGCTGCAGAGGCCTTGGTGGAGTCCAGTGAGGTGGCCGTCATTGGCTTCTTCAAG GACATGGAGTCGGACTCCGCAAAGCAGTTCTTGTTGGCAGCAGAGGCCATTGATGACATCCCCTTCGGGATCACATCTAACAGCGATGTGTTCTCCAAATACCAGCTGGACAAGGATGGGGTTGTCCTCTTTAAGAAG TTTGACGAAGGCCGGAACAACTTTGAGGGGGAGGTCACCAAAGAAAAGCTTCTGGACTTCATCAAGCACAACCAGTTGCCCCTGGTCATTGAGTTCACCGAGCAG ACAGCCCCGAAGATCTTCGGAGGGGAAATCAAGACTCACATCCTGCTGTTCCTGCCGAAAAGCGTGTCTGACTATGAGGGCAAGCTGAGCAACTTCAAAAAAGCGGCTGAGAGCTTCAAGGGCAAG ATCCTGTTTATCTTCATCGACAGCGACCACACTGACAACCAGCGCATCCTGGAATTCTTCGGCCTAAAGAAAGAGGAGTGCCCGGCCGTGCGCCTCATCAcgctggaggaggagatgaccAAATATAAGCCAGAGTCAGATGAGCTGACGGCAGAGAAGATCACCGAGTTCTGCCACCGCTTCCTGGAGGGCAAGATTAAG CCCCACCTGATGAGCCAGGAGCTGCCTGACGACTGGGACAAGCAGCCTGTCAAAGTGCTGGTTGGGAAGAACTTTGAAGAGGTTGCTTTTGATGAGAAAAAGAACGTCTTTGTAGAGTTCT ATGCCCCGTGGTGCGGTCACTGCAAGCAGCTGGCCCCCATCTGGGATAAGCTGGGAGAGACGTACAAGGACCACGAGAACATAGTCATCGCCAAGATGGACTCCACGGCCAACGAGGTGGAGGCGGTGAAAGTGCACAGCTTCCCCACGCTCAAGTTCTTCCCCGCCAGCGCCGACAGGACG GTCATCGACTACAATGGGGAGCGGACACTGGATGGTTTTAAGAAGTTCCTGGAGAGTGGTGGCCAGGATGGGGCCGGAGATGATGAC GATCTAGAAGATCTTGAAGAAGCAGAAGAGCCTGATCTGGAGGAAGATGATGATCAAAAAGCTGTGAAAGATGAACTGTAA
- the MCRIP1 gene encoding mapk-regulated corepressor-interacting protein 1 (The RefSeq protein has 2 substitutions compared to this genomic sequence), whose protein sequence is MTSSPVSRVVYNGKRNSSHRSPPNSSEIFTPAHEENVRFIYEAWQGVERDLRSQMSGSERGLVEEYVEKVPNPSLKTFRPIDLSDLKRRNTQDAKKS, encoded by the exons ATGACCAG TTCCCCCGTCTCCAGGGTCGTCTACAACGGCAAGAGGAACAGTAGCCCCCGCTCTCCCCCCAACAGCAGCGAGATCTTCACCCCGGCCCACGAGGAGAATGTGCGCTTCATTTATGAAG CCTGGCAGGGTGTGGAGCGGGACCTGCGGAGCCAGATGTCGGGCAGCGAGCGGGGCCTGGTGGAGGAGTACGTGGAGAAGGTCCCTAACCCCAGCCTGAAGA CCTTCAAGCCCATCGACCTGAGCGACCTGAAGCGCCGGAACACGCAGGACGCCAAGAAGTCCTAA
- the ARHGDIA gene encoding rho GDP-dissociation inhibitor 1 isoform X1, with amino-acid sequence MAEQEPTAEQLAQIAAENEEDEHSVNYKPPAQKSIQEIQELDKDDESLRKYKEALLGRVAVSADPNVPNVVVTRLTLVCSTAPGPLELDLTGDLESFKKQSFVLKEGVEYRIKISFRVNREIVSGMKYIQHTYRKGVKIDKTDYMVGSYGPRAEEYEFLTPMEEAPKGMLARGSYNIKSRFTDDDRTDHLSWEWNLTIKKEWKD; translated from the exons ATGGCTGAGCAGGAGCCCACAGCTGAGCAGTTGGCACAGATTGCGGCAGAGAACGAGGAGGACGAGCACTCAGTCAACTATAAGCCCCCGGCCCAGAAGAGCATTCAGGAGATCCAGGAGCTGGACAAGGACGACGAGAGTCTGCGCAAGTACAAGGAGGCCCTTCTGGGCCGTGTGGCTGTGTCTGCTG ACCCCAATGTCCCCAATGTTGTGGTGACCCGACTAACCCTGGTGTGTAGTACTGCCCCGGGCCCCCTGGAGCTGGACCTGACAG GTGATCTGGAGAGCTTCAAGAAGCAGTCCTTTGTGCTGAAGGAGGGTGTGGAATATCGGATAAAAATCTCCTTCCGG GTGAACCGAGAGATTGTGTCTGGCATGAAGTACATCCAGCACACGTACAGGAAAGGCGTGAAGA TTGACAAGACCGACTACATGGTGGGGAGCTATGGGCCCCGGGCGGAGGAGTATGAGTTCCTGACCCCCATGGAGGAGGCGCCCAAGGGCATGCTGGCTCGAGGCAGCTACAACATCAAGTCCCGCTTCACAGACGACGACAGGACCGACCACCTGTCCTGGGAGTGGAATCTCACCATCAAGAAGGAGTGGAAGGACTGA
- the MCRIP1 gene encoding mapk-regulated corepressor-interacting protein 1 isoform X2 — protein MTSSPVSRVVYNGKRNSSPRSPPNSSEIFTPAHEENVRFIYEAWQGVERDLRSQMSGSERGLVEEYVEKVPNPSLKTFKPIDLSDLKRRNTQDAKKS, from the exons ATGACCAG TTCCCCCGTCTCCAGGGTCGTCTACAACGGCAAGAGGAACAGTAGCCCCCGCTCTCCCCCCAACAGCAGCGAGATCTTCACCCCGGCCCACGAGGAGAATGTGCGCTTCATTTATGAAG CCTGGCAGGGTGTGGAGCGGGACCTGCGGAGCCAGATGTCGGGCAGCGAGCGGGGCCTGGTGGAGGAGTACGTGGAGAAGGTCCCTAACCCCAGCCTGAAGA CCTTCAAGCCCATCGACCTGAGCGACCTGAAGCGCCGGAACACGCAGGACGCCAAGAAGTCCTAA
- the MCRIP1 gene encoding mapk-regulated corepressor-interacting protein 1 isoform X1 produces the protein MASSRLTVLPQPSCHTLGTRKPGRHFSHWEAHPHFTDRKLRLSGDKILGPAGREGTGRLWAFPAAPRSVSSGVLRLGISTGLPDPGRPRGSGSGVRGPDAPAMTSSPVSRVVYNGKRNSSPRSPPNSSEIFTPAHEENVRFIYEAWQGVERDLRSQMSGSERGLVEEYVEKVPNPSLKTFKPIDLSDLKRRNTQDAKKS, from the exons ATGGCTTCCTCCAGGCTCACAgtcctcccccagccctcctgTCACACCCTGGGGACCAGGAAGCCGGGCAGGCACTTTTCCCATTGGGAAgcacatccccattttacagataggaaactgaggctcagtggaGACAAGATCCTAGGCCCTGCAGGCCGTGAGGGCACTGGACGACTGTGGGCCTTTCCTGCAGCCCCGCGCTCTGTTAGCAGTGGTGTTCTGAGACTTGGAATATCAACAGGGCTTCCCGACCCTGGG AGGCCGAGGGGATCCGGCAGTGGAGTGCGAGGACCAGACGCCCCAGCGATGACCAG TTCCCCCGTCTCCAGGGTCGTCTACAACGGCAAGAGGAACAGTAGCCCCCGCTCTCCCCCCAACAGCAGCGAGATCTTCACCCCGGCCCACGAGGAGAATGTGCGCTTCATTTATGAAG CCTGGCAGGGTGTGGAGCGGGACCTGCGGAGCCAGATGTCGGGCAGCGAGCGGGGCCTGGTGGAGGAGTACGTGGAGAAGGTCCCTAACCCCAGCCTGAAGA CCTTCAAGCCCATCGACCTGAGCGACCTGAAGCGCCGGAACACGCAGGACGCCAAGAAGTCCTAA